One Canis lupus dingo isolate Sandy chromosome 3, ASM325472v2, whole genome shotgun sequence DNA window includes the following coding sequences:
- the LOC112653919 gene encoding U1 small nuclear ribonucleoprotein C-like, whose protein sequence is MPKFYCDYYDTYLTHESPSVRKTHCSGRKHKENVKDYYQKWMEEQTQSLINKTTTAFQQGKMPPTPFSAPPPAGTMIPPPPSLPGPPCPGMMQARHIGGPPMMPMMGPPPPGMMPMGPVPGMRPPMGGHMPMMPGPPMMRPPAHPKMVPTWPGMTRPDR, encoded by the coding sequence ATGCCTAAGTTTTATTGTGACTACTATGACACATACCTCACCCATGAATCTCCATCTGTGAGAAAGACACACTGCAGTGGtaggaaacacaaagagaatgtGAAAGACTACTATCAGAAATGGATGGAAGAACAGACTCAGAGCCTGATCAACAAAACAACTACTGCATTTCAACAAGGAAAGATGCCTCCTACTCCattttctgctcctcctcctgcagggacAATGATCCCACCTCCCCCCAGTCTCCCGGGTCCTCCTTGCCCTGGTATGATGCAGGCCCGCCATATTGGGGGCCCTCCCATGATGCCAATGAtgggccctcctcctcctgggatgATGCCAATGGGACCTGTTCCTGGAATGAGGCCACCTATGGGAGGCCACATGCCAATGATGCCTGGGCCCCCAATGATGAGACCTCCTGCCCATCCCAAGATGGTGCCCACTTGGCCAGGAATGACTCGACCAGACAGATAA